Proteins co-encoded in one Corylus avellana chromosome ca9, CavTom2PMs-1.0 genomic window:
- the LOC132162002 gene encoding uncharacterized protein LOC132162002 isoform X3 produces MLASSSMHACASISSITSLHAWLPVCHMQTPMRVMVAFAYGVRGAMHNVYFLIKSWRKSDQLAAALYNCQIYGQSAYSIVQIVITDEAKGMGMCFVT; encoded by the exons ATGCTAGCTTCCTCATCAATGCATGCATGCGCATCCATTTCTTCCATCACAAGCTTGCATGCCTGGCTCCCTGTATGCCATATGCAAACGCCCATGAGAGTCATGGTGGCCTTCGCGTATGGCGTACGAGGAGCCATGCATAATGTGTATTTCTTGATCAAATCATGGAGGAAGTCCGATCAGCTAGCAGCTGCCTTGTATAACTG TCAAATATATGGTCAATCTGCCTACTCCATCGTCCAAATTGTCATAACAG ATGAAGCGAAGGGAATGGGAATGTGCTTCGTAACATAG
- the LOC132162002 gene encoding uncharacterized protein LOC132162002 isoform X2, protein MLASSSMHACASISSITSLHAWLPVCHMQTPMRVMVAFAYGVRGAMHNVYFLIKSWRKSDQLAAALYNCQIYGQSAYSIVQIVITGDRAQVECDRSQDRSQYQKLQLRIRVI, encoded by the exons ATGCTAGCTTCCTCATCAATGCATGCATGCGCATCCATTTCTTCCATCACAAGCTTGCATGCCTGGCTCCCTGTATGCCATATGCAAACGCCCATGAGAGTCATGGTGGCCTTCGCGTATGGCGTACGAGGAGCCATGCATAATGTGTATTTCTTGATCAAATCATGGAGGAAGTCCGATCAGCTAGCAGCTGCCTTGTATAACTG TCAAATATATGGTCAATCTGCCTACTCCATCGTCCAAATTGTCATAACAG gggatcgagcgcaggtcgagtgcgatcgatcgcaggatcggtcgcagtaccagaagctcCAGTTGAGAATCAGGGTAATttga
- the LOC132162383 gene encoding uncharacterized protein LOC132162383, which translates to MRFPMPGNFKVPWVGEYDRSGDPSDHKESFRAHIILHETPDEIACQAFPLTLKGVAKEWFGSLSPKSVDSFDYLGQQFLGQFLATGRRKKNPTYLLSLMQGKDESLKEYLSRFNREKLTVESTDEQTILSALMHGIQTEGPLMAELSKRPKTGTLRQFNSKAEEFINQEETISALLKSKAAESKFAADPVMTKPRVIIEKKKKDSQNPKVQDKKVGLLPHPNHHQQYVGWTPLNTTVYRVFMEVKKDPSFRWPGRMKSPPQHRSTQKFCEYHNDHGHQTEDCISLRFEIEKFLRNGKLLNFLAEENSKGKNIQDAQGQHSGQNNDRSRNQRQRRDEPRISQNQQQNPQNQAIIGEIRTISGGLASGGESSSARKAYAKQARMEEIFALEKPSKIQKREPSVLTFSEEDAKEVSMPHDDALVIILTVANHAVHQVLIDNGSSADIIYWTVVQQLGIGREKLKPFLSSLIGFAGEHVQPIGLISLPVTAGTAPRQSTIMVDFLVIDQPSAYNMIIGRPALNQLRAVTSTYHLKMKFPTIEGVGEVRGDQVVARRCYNTSLKKCPKSALLMIGSLADE; encoded by the coding sequence ATGAGGTTCCCCATGCCTGGTAATTTTAAGGTTCCTTGGGTTGGCGAATATGATAGAAGTGGAGATCCTTCCGACCATAAGGAGAGTTTCCGAGCTCATATCATCCTTCATGAAACTCCTGATGAAATTGCTTGTCAAGCTTTCCCTTTAACTCTAAAGGGAGTCGCAAAGGAATGGTTCGGAAGTCTGAGCCCTAAATCAGTTGACAGTTTTGATTATCTTGGGCAACAGTTCCTGGGTCAGTTTCTTGCCACtgggagaagaaagaagaacccGACATATCTATTGTCTCTCATGCAGGGAAAAGATGAATCtttgaaagaatatttgtcGCGATTTAATCGGGAGAAGTTGACAGTGGAGAGTACTGACGAGCAAACCATTCTCTCGGCATTGATGCATGGTATACAAACCGAAGGGCCTCTGATGGCCGAGTTGTCCAAAAGGCCAAAGACAGGAACTTTGCGACAGTTCAACAGCAAGGCCGAGGAATTCATCAACCAAGAAGAAACTATCTCGGCATTGCTGAAATCTAAAGCTGCCGAGAGTAAGTTTGCTGCTGATCCGGTTATGACAAAACCAAGAGTTATAatcgagaagaagaaaaaggacagTCAAAATCCTAAGGTTCAGGATAAGAAGGTCGGTCTTTTGCCTCATCCAAACCATCATCAACAATATGTGGGATGGACACCCTTGAATACAACTGTTTATAGGGTGTTCATGGAAGTTAAAAAGGACCCAAGTTTCCGATGGCCGGGAAGGATGAAGTCTCCTCCCCAGCACCGCAGTACTCAGAAGTTTTGCGAGTATCATAACGATCATGGGCATCAAACCGAGGATTGTATTAGTCTTCGATTCGAGATTGAAAAATTTCTGAGAAATGGGAAGTTACTGAATTTCTTGGCTGAGGAAAATAGCAAGGGAAAAAATATTCAGGATGCACAGGGACAGCATTCGGGTCAGAATAATGATCGGTCACGTAACCAGAGGCAAAGGCGAGATGAGCCGAGGATTTCGCAGAATCAGCAGCAAAATCCTCAGAACCAAGCTATTATTGGCGAGATTCGCACCATCTCAGGAGGTCTGGCTAGTGGAGGAGAATCAAGCTCGGCAAGGAAGGCTTACGCCAAGCAGGCTAGAATGGAAGAAATCTTCGCGCTGGAAAAACCCTCCAAGATTCAGAAGAGGGAACCGAGTGTTTTAACATTCTCGGAGGAAGATGCGAAAGAAGTCTCGATGCCACATGATGATGCTTTGGTGATAATTTTGACGGTAGCTAATCATGCCGTTCACCAAGTCTTGATAgacaatggaagctcggctGATATTATTTATTGGACAGTTGTTCAACAGTTGGGCATTGGCCGAGAGAAGTTGAAACCTTTCTTGTCATCGTTGATAGGATTTGCAGGTGAGCATGTCCAACCCATTGGGTTGATTTCGCTTCCGGTTACAGCGGGGACTGCTCCTAGACAATCTACTATCATGGTGGATTTTTTGGTCATTGACCAACCATCGGCTTACAATATGATCATCGGTCGCCCGGCTTTGAATCAGCTGAGGGCAGTCACTTCCACCTATCACTTGAAAATGAAATTCCCAACCATTGAAGGGGTCGGAGAGGTTAGAGGGGACCAAGTTGTTGCTAGAAGGTGCTACAATACATCTTTGAAGAAATGCCCAAAGTCAGCACTATTGATGATCGGTAGTTTAGCTGATGAGTGA
- the LOC132162382 gene encoding uncharacterized protein LOC132162382 — MDAFSGYNQIFMHPSDQEKTAFITDRGLYCYKVMPFGLKNAGATYQRLVNRMFQEQIGKNMEVYVDDMLVKSKLQMDHVTDLQEAFKTLKRFKMKLNPTKCAFGVSSGKFLGYMVSSRGIEANPEKIQAVLDMQSPKNVKQVQQLTGRVATLNRFISRSTDKCLPFFKILLQAFEWSEECEQAFEQLKKYLVSPHLLSRAVPGETLYLYLVVSPTAVSAALIREEEAVQKLVYFISRALHGAEERYVQMEKLAFALVIASRKLRPYFQAHTINVLTEYPLKKVLRKLDLSGRLVNWAIEISEFDIHFISRNAVKGQALADFVVEFTNIQDQEDWPKERTWVIYVDGSSTGGARVVMITPDGRELKSSLRLEFKTTNNEAEYEAVIAGLGLAQELEAELVEVRSDSQVIVGHIRGEFEAKGTKMKLYLSKIQGMQKSFKKFCIVKIPREENKKADHLAHLGSSTECEVREFDQIIQVQQQPSIAEKVFILTIEVMPVWAEEIVGYLGREILPAEKRKAEEGDYVLREIHERICGSHSEPRILAHKAVRAGLFWPSMNQDSINMVKTCDSCQRFANVIKQPPEELSSVSSPWPFSQWGVDIVGPLPTGKGEVRFVVVAVDYFTKWAEAEALQFDCESFRNWCAGLHVRQYFSSPGHPQANGQVEATNKTIFQILKKKLGQHKGEWSENLPEVLWAYRTTRRTQTEETPFALAYGTEAVIPAEVGS, encoded by the exons ATGGATGCCTTTTCAggctataatcagattttcATGCATCCGTCTGATCAAGAAAAGACAGCCTTCATCACCGACCGAGGCTTGTATTGCTACAAGGTCATGCCATTCGGTCTGAAGAATGCCGGTGCAACTTACCAAAGGCTAGTAAACAGGATGTTTCAAGAACAAATTGGTAAGAATATGGaggtttatgttgatgacatgctagtcaaaAGCAAGCTGCAGATGGACCATGTTACAGACTTGCAGGAGGCGTTCAAGACATTGAAGCGCTTTAAGATGAAATTAAACCCTACAAAGTGTGCATTCGGAGTCTCATCCGGGAAGTTCCTCGGTTATATGGTGTCTAGCCGAGGGATTGAGGCTAATCCAGAAAAGATCCAGGCGGTAttggatatgcaatctccaAAGAATGTGAAGCAGGTTCAGCAGTTGACAGGAAGAGTCGCAACCTTGAACAGGTTCATCTCTCGGTCTACAGATAAGTGTCTtccattttttaagattttactACAGGCTTTCGAATGGTCTGAAGAGTGCGAACAGGCGTTCGAACAGCTTAAAAAGTATCTGGTTAGTCCACATCTTCTCAGTCGAGCTGTTCCTGGGGAAACATTGTATCTATACTTGGTAGTATCACCAACTGCTGTTAGTGCGGCTTTGATCCGGGAGGAAGAAGCGGTTCAGAAGCTAGTCTACTTCATCAGCAGAGCGTTGCATGGCGCCGAGGAAAGATACGTACAGATGGAGAAACTCGCTTTCGCCTTGGTAATTGCCTCCAGAAAGCTCCGACCatacttccaagctcatacaatcaatgtCCTGACCGAGTATCCATTAAAGAAAGTACTTCGGAAGCTGGACTTGTCTGGTCGGCTGGTCAACTGGGCAATTGAAATTAGTGAATTCGACATTCACTTTATCTCACGTAATGCTGTTAAAGGTCAGGCTTTAGCAGACTTTGTGGTAGAATTCACCAACATTCAAGACCAGGAGGATTGGCCGAAAGAGAGAACATGGGTAATTTATGTGGATGGTTCATCTACCGGTGGAGCTAGGGTCGTAATGATCACGCCGGATGGAAGAGAGTTGAAAAGCTCATTAAGGTTAGAATTCAAAACTACCAACAACGAAGCTGAGTATGAAGCTGTAATAGCTGGGCTCGGTTTAGCTCAAGAGCTAGAGGCAGAGTTGGTGGAAGTTCGGAGTGATTCACAAGTTATAGTCGGCCATATTCGCGGCGAGTTTGAGGCTAAGGGCACCAAAATGAAACTCTACTTGTCCAAAATTCAAGGTATGCAAAAATCTTTTAAGAAGTTTTGCATTGTTAAAATCCCAAGGGAAGAGAACAAGAAGGCCGACCATCTGGCCCATTTAGGCTCTTCAACAGAGTGTGAGGTGAGAGAATTCGATCAGATAATACAAGTTCAGCAACAGCCTTCCATTGCTGAGAAGGTTTTTATTCTAACTATCGAAGTCATGCCTGTTTGGGCTGAAGAAATTGTTGGTTATCTTGGAAGGGAAATTCTGCCGGCAGAAAAGAGAAAGGCT GAAGAAGGTGATTATGTTCTTCGAGAGATTCATGAAAGAATCTGTGGCAGTCACTCGGAACCCCGCATCTTGGCTCACAAAGCAGTAAGAGCAGGATTGTTTTGGCCGAGCATGAACCAGGACTCCATAAATATGGTCAAGACTTGTGATAGCTGTCAGCGCTTTGCCAATGTTATCAAACAACCTCCAGAAGAACTAAGCTCGGTTTCGTCACCATGGCCATTTTCACAATGGGGGGTGGATATAGTAGGGCCATTACCTACAGGGAAAGGAGAAGTTCGGTTCGTTGTGGTCGCTGTAGACTATTTTACCAAGTGGGCAGAAGCTGAAGCTCTG CAATTTGACTGTGAGTCCTTTCGGAATTGGTGTGCCGGACTTCATGTTCGGCAATACTTTTCATCTCCGGGACATCCTCAAGCAAATGGACAAGTAGAAGCAACGAATAAGACCATATTCCAGATTCTGAAGAAGAAGCTCGGTCAGCATAAGGGGGAATGGTCAGAAAATCTTCCCGAAGTTCTATGGGCATACCGCACAACCAGAAGGACTCAAACTGAGGAGACTCCTTTCGCCTTAGCCTACGGAACCGAGGCTGTCATCCCTGCCGAGGTCGGATCATGA
- the LOC132162002 gene encoding uncharacterized protein LOC132162002 isoform X1, whose product MLASSSMHACASISSITSLHAWLPVCHMQTPMRVMVAFAYGVRGAMHNVYFLIKSWRKSDQLAAALYNWGSSAGRVRSIAGSVAVPEAPVENQGNLRSIADRRSKQSHSYRKAETQYGKILYIPQPPMTACKVGLGVSTGCNQIVCKRKEAQELKDLETKLANEKISFSL is encoded by the exons ATGCTAGCTTCCTCATCAATGCATGCATGCGCATCCATTTCTTCCATCACAAGCTTGCATGCCTGGCTCCCTGTATGCCATATGCAAACGCCCATGAGAGTCATGGTGGCCTTCGCGTATGGCGTACGAGGAGCCATGCATAATGTGTATTTCTTGATCAAATCATGGAGGAAGTCCGATCAGCTAGCAGCTGCCTTGTATAACTG gggatcgagcgcaggtcgagtgcgatcgatcgcaggatcggtcgcagtaccagaagctcCAGTTGAGAATCAGGGTAATttgagatcgatcgcagataGGCGTTCAAAGCAATCTCACAGCTATAGGAAAGCTGAAACTCAATATGGAAAGATTCTCTATATTCCTCAACCTCCTATGACAGCATGTAAAGTAGGATTGGGAGTATCAACTGGCTGTAATCAAATCGTTTGTAAAAGGAAAGAGGCTCAAGAATTGAAAGACTTGGAGACCAAGCTAGCCAATGAGAAGATCTCCTTTTCCTTGTAG